The region CTCGCCCTTTTGATCGGGCGAAGGGAAATATATGCCCCCTCGCCCGATCTGTCAACACCCCACCCGCACCAACCTCAAGAACCCCGGAATGCCCGCGCTCAGCGCCACTTTCCCGGCAGCCCGTACAGATGCCAGCGGGCCTCGACCCGGCTGCGGACCTCGGGGGTCATCTCGATCTTGGGGGGCCACTCACGCACGAAGCCCTCCTCGGGGAGCTTGCGGGCGCCGTCCCAGGCGAGGAAGCCTCCTCCTACACTGGGCAGGGTCCATACGTCGCGCTCGGGGTCGATGTTGTTGAGGACGGTCCACCACACGTCCTGTTCGTTCGCCACGTCGGTCTGCACGTCGCCAATCAGGAGGTGGCGCACCCCCCGCGCCGCAGGATGGGCGGCGAACACCTCAGCCAGCTCGCGGGCCTGACCGGGACGGGTCTTGTCGAGGGCGACGTACCAGTAGCCGTCGGGGGTCTGACGCTGGGCAAGGACGCCGTCGAAGGTAGGGAGATCAGTCACCGGGCTGGGGGTGAACAGGCTCTCCCCTGCCAGGTCGTGCCCCTGCTCTTCGCGGCTGCTCACGCCGCTGCCGACTTCCTCCGGGAGCTTGGTGGTCGCGTCGATGACAAGCTTGCCGCCGTACCCCCAGCCCCGGCTGGAGTGGTCGAGCACGTCGGTGGGGCCACGCGTGGTGAGGGTGTCACGACCCGGCACCGCTTTCTGCACGACCTCGCGCCAGACGGCCGCAAAGTCGTTCACCCGCACGTCCTCGTCGAGGGCGACGATCACCTTGGCGAACATCATCTGCCCCAAACCGAAGAGGCCGTTGGCGACCTTGTAGGCCTGGCCGGGGTAGCTCTTCTTGATGGAGACGAAGACGAGGTTGTGGGCCACGCCCGCCGGGGGCATGTGGTAGTCCACGATCTCGGGGAGGATGAGCTGTGCGGCGGGCAGGAAGAGGCGCTCGGACGCTTCAATGAGGTACGCATCCTCCATCGGCGGGCGGCCCACGATGGTCGCGGGGTAGACGGGCTGACGGCGCATGGTCACCGCCGTGACGTGGAAGCGGGGATAGAGGTCGGGCAACGTGTAGAAGCCGGTGTGGTCGCCGAACGGCCCCTCCATCGCCCAGTCCTCCGAGGGGTCCACGTAGCCTTCGAGGATGAATTCGGCGTTGGCGGGCACGTCGAGATCAACTGTGACGCCCTTCATGACGGGGTAGCGCTGGCCGCGCAGGTACCCCGCGACGGCGAACTCGTCGAGGCCGGGGACGGGCGGCAGGGGGGCGGTCGCCGCGTAGATCAGGGCGGGGTCACCGCCCAGAGCGACGGCCACCTCCAGCCGCTTGCCCAGCCGCTTCGCCTTTGCCAGATGCTTGGTGCCCGTCTTGTGGCGCTGCCAGTGCATCCCGGTGACGGTCTTGCCCATGACCTGCATCCGGTACATGCCCATGTTGCGTTCGCCGGTTTCGGGGTCCCTGGTGATGACGAGGGGCAGGGTGACGAAGGGGCCACCGTCCTGAGGCCAGCATTTCAGGATGGGGAGCCTGTCCAAATCCACCTCGTCGCCGCGCCAGATCACCTCTTGGGCGGGGCCGGACTTCACCCGGCGGGGCGGAAGATTCATCGCGTCCCTCAACTTGCCGACATTGCCCAGCAGCCCGCCGAGGCCTCCCGACCCCTTGAGGTCGATGAGGTGCCGGATTTTGGCGGCGAGGTCGTCCAGATCGGAGACGCCCAGGGCCAGCGCCGTGCGCTCGCGGGTGCCCATCAGGCCGATCACCAGCGGGAAGTCGCTGCCCTTCACGTTCTCGAAGAGGACTGCCGGACCGCCTGATTTGACGAGTCGGTCGGCGATTTCGGTGATCTCCAGCTCGCGGTCTACCGGGACAGACACGCGGACGAGTTCGCCACGCTCCTCCAGCAGGCGCATGAAGCTCTGAATATCGGGAAAGGCCATGTCCGGAGTGTAGGGAAGGCGGACCGGGGCAACCGTACCCGATGAGGAGAAGCGCCCGTCTACCCTGGAGGCCATGACTGCCCCTTCCCCGCCCCCGGAGCCCACGGCCGCCCTGCGGGAAGCGCGGCTGAGCACGCTGCACACATTGGACCGGCTGCTCGACCGCCCGATGACGGTGCTGAGCTTCGTGTGGCTGGGGCTGCTGGTCCTCGACCTGACGCGGGGGCTGCCGCCCGTCCTCCAGACGCTGAGCAACGTGATCTGGGGGCTGTTTATCCTCGACTTTCTGCTGTCGTTCGCGCTCGCGCCCGACAAGGGGCTGTACCTGCGGCAGAACTGGCTGACTGTGCTGAGCCTGCTGCTGCCCGCGCTGCGGATTCTGCGGGCCTTCCGGGGGTTGCGGGCGCTGCGGGCCTTGCGGCTCACGCGGGGCACCAACCTGTT is a window of Deinococcus sp. HSC-46F16 DNA encoding:
- a CDS encoding menaquinone biosynthesis decarboxylase, translating into MAFPDIQSFMRLLEERGELVRVSVPVDRELEITEIADRLVKSGGPAVLFENVKGSDFPLVIGLMGTRERTALALGVSDLDDLAAKIRHLIDLKGSGGLGGLLGNVGKLRDAMNLPPRRVKSGPAQEVIWRGDEVDLDRLPILKCWPQDGGPFVTLPLVITRDPETGERNMGMYRMQVMGKTVTGMHWQRHKTGTKHLAKAKRLGKRLEVAVALGGDPALIYAATAPLPPVPGLDEFAVAGYLRGQRYPVMKGVTVDLDVPANAEFILEGYVDPSEDWAMEGPFGDHTGFYTLPDLYPRFHVTAVTMRRQPVYPATIVGRPPMEDAYLIEASERLFLPAAQLILPEIVDYHMPPAGVAHNLVFVSIKKSYPGQAYKVANGLFGLGQMMFAKVIVALDEDVRVNDFAAVWREVVQKAVPGRDTLTTRGPTDVLDHSSRGWGYGGKLVIDATTKLPEEVGSGVSSREEQGHDLAGESLFTPSPVTDLPTFDGVLAQRQTPDGYWYVALDKTRPGQARELAEVFAAHPAARGVRHLLIGDVQTDVANEQDVWWTVLNNIDPERDVWTLPSVGGGFLAWDGARKLPEEGFVREWPPKIEMTPEVRSRVEARWHLYGLPGKWR